A part of Nocardioides sp. WS12 genomic DNA contains:
- a CDS encoding UbiA family prenyltransferase: MAKTQRWRRGRPAGEDTTSVEGEVDSAEESAPEATADDAPLDTELPSDVDAELDGDVETGVEADLDPDTESDTASELDTALEADLDPDEETDLDDVDDVDELEDVEDVEDVEDVENDDFYGGPVEPAYPPATGLIGVLFGGRNPAEVVPLQLLQAAHTKQAIGTAVAMGLVAAIAGRPAREAGVVLLTVLVGQTILGWHNDIVDRQRDKSHDLTGKPLAMGRLQPETVWYAIVVATLLLVPLAITTGIRAGCLYLAAVAVGMLGNIVLRTGFFSWWSWAASFALLPAYLSYGGWGGQAVGSAPETSIVVLAALLGVGIHFLRAVWGLVADHEDGWTYLPLKLGLKLGATRLLALATLYTAVITVLLVVMGAKVGLSR, translated from the coding sequence ATGGCAAAGACGCAGCGTTGGCGACGCGGCCGCCCTGCCGGGGAGGACACCACCTCAGTGGAGGGGGAGGTCGACTCCGCGGAGGAGTCGGCACCCGAGGCGACGGCGGACGACGCCCCCCTGGACACGGAGCTGCCCTCGGACGTGGACGCGGAGCTCGATGGGGACGTCGAGACAGGCGTCGAAGCGGACCTCGACCCCGACACGGAGTCCGACACGGCATCCGAACTGGACACCGCACTCGAGGCGGACCTCGATCCCGACGAGGAGACCGACCTCGATGACGTCGATGACGTCGACGAGCTCGAAGACGTCGAAGACGTCGAAGACGTCGAAGACGTCGAGAACGACGACTTCTACGGCGGCCCCGTGGAACCGGCCTACCCGCCGGCCACCGGCCTGATCGGCGTTCTCTTCGGCGGCCGCAATCCCGCCGAGGTCGTCCCGCTGCAGTTGCTGCAGGCGGCGCACACCAAGCAGGCCATCGGCACCGCCGTCGCGATGGGCCTCGTGGCCGCGATCGCCGGCCGCCCGGCCCGCGAAGCGGGCGTCGTACTGCTCACCGTCCTGGTCGGCCAGACCATCCTCGGCTGGCACAACGACATCGTCGACCGGCAGCGCGACAAGTCCCATGACCTCACGGGCAAACCGCTCGCGATGGGACGGCTCCAGCCCGAGACGGTCTGGTACGCCATCGTGGTCGCGACCCTGCTGCTCGTGCCGCTGGCGATCACCACCGGCATCCGCGCCGGCTGCCTGTACCTCGCGGCGGTCGCCGTCGGGATGCTCGGCAACATCGTGCTGCGGACCGGCTTCTTCTCGTGGTGGTCGTGGGCGGCGTCGTTCGCGCTGCTGCCGGCGTACCTCTCCTATGGCGGATGGGGCGGCCAAGCGGTCGGCAGCGCTCCCGAGACGTCGATCGTGGTCCTCGCCGCCCTGCTCGGTGTCGGCATCCACTTCCTGCGCGCTGTGTGGGGCCTGGTCGCCGACCACGAGGACGGCTGGACCTACCTGCCGCTGAAGTTGGGGCTCAAGCTCGGCGCCACGCGATTGCTGGCCCTCGCGACCCTCTACACCGCGGTGATCACCGTCCTGCTCGTCGTCATGGGCGCCAAGGTCGGCCTCAGCCGCTGA
- a CDS encoding DMT family transporter, which yields MTNRGWSLFLAMCLIWGLPYLFIRIAVDHVSPAELVFLRTALAAVVLLPIALMRREVAEVLTRWRPLVLFAVIEIMIPWVLLGHAEQRISSSLAGLLVAAVPLFGALAFLVTAHAERFTLKQLGGLILGFAGVACLVGLDLGHLDMLAVAEMLGVAVCYAAGPLVLARWFSDVSGLGVMACALTLTAVVYAPFGIANPPTGLPTEAWVSIAVLSLVCTALAFVIFLDLIKEAGPTRSTIITYVNPAVAIVLGVIVLDEKITNGMIVGFPLILVGCLVAAGGRSAAVATVEPAADIALECEADPEPV from the coding sequence GTGACGAACCGCGGTTGGAGCCTGTTCCTGGCGATGTGTCTGATCTGGGGTCTGCCGTACCTCTTCATCAGGATCGCGGTCGACCACGTGTCGCCCGCCGAACTCGTCTTCCTGCGCACGGCGCTCGCGGCCGTCGTCCTCCTGCCGATTGCGCTGATGCGCCGCGAAGTGGCGGAGGTGCTGACCCGCTGGCGTCCGCTGGTGCTGTTCGCGGTCATCGAGATCATGATCCCGTGGGTGCTCCTCGGGCACGCCGAGCAGCGCATCTCCTCGTCGCTCGCCGGCCTGTTGGTCGCGGCCGTGCCGCTGTTCGGTGCGCTGGCCTTCCTGGTGACGGCCCACGCCGAGCGGTTCACGCTCAAGCAACTGGGCGGCCTGATCCTCGGTTTCGCCGGGGTGGCGTGCCTGGTCGGACTCGACCTCGGCCACCTCGACATGCTCGCGGTCGCGGAGATGCTGGGTGTCGCGGTGTGCTACGCCGCCGGGCCGCTGGTCCTGGCGCGCTGGTTCTCCGACGTCTCCGGACTCGGCGTGATGGCGTGCGCGTTGACCCTGACGGCGGTCGTCTACGCACCGTTCGGGATCGCGAACCCGCCCACCGGCCTGCCGACCGAGGCCTGGGTCAGCATCGCCGTGCTGTCCCTGGTGTGCACCGCACTGGCGTTCGTGATCTTCCTCGATCTGATCAAGGAGGCCGGACCCACGCGCTCGACGATCATCACCTACGTCAATCCGGCCGTGGCGATCGTGCTCGGCGTGATCGTGCTCGACGAGAAGATCACCAACGGCATGATCGTCGGCTTCCCGCTGATCCTGGTGGGATGCCTGGTGGCCGCGGGTGGGCGCAGCGCAGCGGTCGCGACCGTCGAACCGGCTGCGGACATCGCCCTCGAGTGCGAGGCCGACCCCGAGCCGGTCTGA
- a CDS encoding phosphoglyceromutase: MTFTLILLRHGESDWNAKNLFTGWVDVALTDKGRAEAVRGGELLKDAGLLPDVLHTSLQRRAINTAALALDAADRHWIPVRRSWRLNERHYGDLQGKDKAQVREQYGEDQFMLWRRSFDIPPPPLDDSSEFSQSADPRYADLGEDLPRTECLKDVITRLLPYWDAGIVPDLRAGHTVLVAAHGNSLRAIVKHLDQISDADIAGLNIPTGMPLVYELDEDTLAPTVPGGRYLDPEAAAAAAAAVANQGR; this comes from the coding sequence ATGACGTTCACGCTCATCCTGCTCCGCCACGGCGAGAGCGACTGGAACGCGAAGAACCTCTTCACCGGCTGGGTCGACGTGGCCCTGACCGACAAGGGCCGCGCCGAAGCGGTCCGCGGCGGCGAACTGCTGAAGGATGCCGGCCTGCTGCCGGACGTCCTGCACACCTCGCTGCAGCGACGGGCCATCAACACGGCCGCGCTCGCGCTCGACGCAGCCGACCGGCACTGGATCCCCGTGCGCCGTTCCTGGCGCCTCAACGAGCGCCACTACGGCGACCTGCAGGGCAAGGACAAGGCGCAGGTCCGCGAGCAGTACGGCGAGGACCAGTTCATGCTGTGGCGTCGCTCGTTCGACATCCCGCCGCCGCCGCTCGACGACAGCAGCGAGTTCTCGCAGTCGGCCGACCCGCGATACGCCGACCTCGGTGAGGACCTGCCGCGCACCGAGTGCCTCAAGGACGTCATCACCCGCCTGCTCCCCTACTGGGACGCCGGGATCGTGCCGGATCTCCGCGCCGGCCACACCGTCCTGGTCGCCGCACACGGCAACAGCCTGCGCGCGATCGTGAAGCACCTCGACCAGATCAGCGACGCCGACATCGCCGGGCTCAACATCCCGACCGGCATGCCGCTGGTCTACGAACTCGACGAGGACACCCTCGCACCGACCGTTCCGGGCGGGCGCTACCTCGACCCCGAGGCGGCGGCTGCTGCGGCGGCGGCCGTGGCCAACCAGGGTCGCTGA
- a CDS encoding sigma-70 family RNA polymerase sigma factor encodes MNEDLLRELTPQVLGILVRRGIEFAAAEDAVQEALLEAVRRWPDAMPDDPRAWLITVAGRKMIDEHRSASARNRREVQHHLEPDAGPTEQADDTLLLLSRCCHPDLTPASAIALTLRAVGGLTTAQIAQAFLVPEATMAQRISRAKRTIAGQPFARPGEVTAVLRVLYLIFNEGFTGEVDLAVEAIRLTRQLAATTPDPEVAGLLALMLLHHARRAARRSTNGELVPLADQDRSRWDTAMVGEAVGILQGALDRDALGEYQVQAAIAALHDDAARAEETDWVQILEWYDELVRLSPSPMVLLNRAVAVGAADGPMAGLRALEPLDPDLPRYDAVAAWLNEQAGNNTEAARLYTVAAGKAPNLPEVNHLLRQAARLRV; translated from the coding sequence GTGAACGAGGACCTGCTGCGGGAGTTGACCCCGCAGGTCCTGGGCATCCTCGTGCGCCGCGGCATCGAGTTCGCGGCGGCCGAGGATGCCGTCCAGGAAGCCCTTCTCGAGGCCGTACGACGATGGCCGGACGCGATGCCCGACGACCCGCGAGCGTGGCTGATCACGGTGGCCGGCCGGAAGATGATCGACGAGCACCGCTCGGCGTCGGCCCGCAACCGGCGCGAGGTCCAGCACCACCTCGAGCCGGACGCGGGGCCGACCGAACAGGCCGACGACACGTTGCTGTTGCTGAGCCGGTGCTGCCACCCGGACCTCACGCCTGCCTCCGCGATCGCCCTGACCCTGCGTGCGGTCGGCGGCCTGACGACGGCCCAGATCGCGCAGGCGTTCCTGGTGCCGGAGGCGACGATGGCGCAGCGGATCTCTCGCGCCAAGCGGACGATCGCTGGCCAGCCGTTCGCGCGACCCGGCGAGGTCACCGCCGTACTCCGGGTGCTCTACCTGATCTTCAACGAGGGCTTCACCGGTGAGGTCGACCTCGCGGTGGAGGCGATCCGGCTGACCCGGCAACTGGCGGCCACCACGCCGGATCCCGAGGTGGCGGGGCTCCTCGCGCTGATGCTGCTGCACCACGCCCGCCGGGCCGCACGCCGTTCCACCAACGGGGAACTCGTCCCGCTCGCCGACCAGGACCGCTCGCGATGGGACACGGCGATGGTCGGCGAGGCGGTCGGGATCCTGCAGGGCGCGCTGGACCGCGATGCCCTGGGCGAGTACCAGGTCCAGGCGGCCATCGCCGCCCTCCACGACGACGCCGCCCGCGCCGAGGAGACCGACTGGGTCCAGATCCTGGAGTGGTACGACGAACTGGTCCGGTTGTCGCCCAGCCCGATGGTGCTGCTCAACCGGGCCGTGGCCGTCGGTGCGGCCGATGGACCGATGGCGGGCCTTCGCGCCCTCGAGCCACTCGACCCCGACCTGCCGCGTTACGACGCGGTCGCGGCCTGGCTGAACGAGCAGGCCGGCAACAACACGGAAGCGGCGCGGCTGTACACCGTCGCAGCCGGCAAGGCGCCGAACCTGCCCGAGGTCAATCACCTGCTGCGGCAGGCGGCACGGCTACGCGTCTGA
- a CDS encoding Ig-like domain-containing protein → MLRRLLSVLALSLPLVATGLVPLAPAHAEGTPVETGVYMSGDSWIAEYGEPDSLKVRVIAAAGVPDGQVSVQIDGQAIGGGTLSPFNDGIPHGMAVVPLPLLEVGEHEIVLSYAGNERFAPSSYTDVMLVSKADPTLALTVSPDHAWPGRPVTLTATLGFPSGMAVPTGSITFRDQGTQLAVVPVGTDGAATLTTPDLPVGEHQLSAIYTSDARYGWASATIEYDVRRIGTITELSVTPASATYGDTVRIAAVVRADVTDLGAPTSGTVTFEIDGRDVEVPVTPVGDPSDGVSSAVLEKADLATGTHRIEASYSGSGAFAYSTSSDRVSLVVARRTTSLTAAPVFLGLSPWLLPKAVLRATLTGNGRAIAGYPVSFTTGKTVLCVATTDAQGVATCDANAQRLALTLNGGYVAGYAGDANNTASSARGNLIG, encoded by the coding sequence GTGCTTCGACGTCTGCTCTCGGTCCTCGCCCTGTCCCTGCCCCTCGTGGCGACGGGCCTGGTGCCTCTCGCGCCCGCGCATGCGGAGGGCACGCCCGTGGAGACGGGCGTCTACATGTCCGGGGACTCGTGGATCGCCGAGTACGGCGAGCCTGACTCGCTGAAGGTCCGGGTCATCGCCGCAGCCGGGGTGCCCGATGGCCAGGTTTCGGTCCAGATCGACGGTCAGGCCATCGGCGGCGGCACGCTCAGCCCGTTCAACGACGGGATCCCCCACGGGATGGCCGTCGTCCCGCTCCCGTTGCTGGAGGTCGGCGAACACGAAATCGTGCTCTCGTACGCGGGCAACGAGCGGTTCGCGCCGTCCAGCTACACCGACGTCATGCTCGTGTCCAAGGCCGACCCGACCCTGGCGCTGACCGTGTCGCCCGACCATGCCTGGCCCGGCCGGCCCGTGACCCTCACGGCCACCCTCGGCTTCCCGTCGGGCATGGCCGTGCCCACCGGCTCCATCACGTTCCGCGACCAGGGCACGCAGCTTGCGGTCGTTCCCGTCGGGACCGACGGCGCGGCCACATTGACCACGCCCGACCTCCCCGTCGGGGAGCATCAGTTGTCAGCGATCTACACCAGCGACGCCCGCTACGGCTGGGCATCCGCGACGATCGAGTACGACGTCCGGCGGATCGGGACGATCACGGAACTGTCCGTCACCCCGGCCTCTGCGACGTACGGCGACACCGTGCGGATCGCGGCCGTCGTGCGCGCCGACGTCACCGATCTGGGAGCGCCGACGTCCGGAACGGTCACCTTCGAGATCGACGGCCGTGACGTGGAGGTGCCCGTGACGCCGGTCGGCGATCCGAGCGACGGCGTCTCCTCCGCCGTACTCGAGAAGGCGGACCTCGCCACCGGGACCCACCGGATCGAAGCCTCGTACTCGGGCAGCGGCGCCTTCGCCTACAGCACGTCCAGCGATCGGGTCAGCCTGGTGGTCGCGCGTCGTACGACATCGCTCACGGCGGCCCCCGTGTTCCTGGGCCTGAGCCCGTGGCTGCTGCCCAAGGCCGTCCTGCGCGCCACGCTGACGGGCAACGGCCGGGCGATCGCGGGCTACCCGGTCAGCTTCACCACCGGCAAGACCGTTCTTTGCGTGGCCACGACCGATGCCCAGGGCGTCGCCACCTGCGACGCCAACGCCCAGCGACTCGCGTTGACCCTCAACGGCGGGTACGTCGCCGGTTACGCCGGAGACGCGAACAACACCGCGTCGTCAGCACGCGGCAACCTGATCGGCTGA
- a CDS encoding YciI family protein has protein sequence MAKYLLLKHYNRTSGPDWLPGTNVPMDQWEPDEITAHVDFMRTWADEMAERGEFVDGQALEPAGAFVRYDGEGKPPVTDGPFPETKELIAGWMIIDVDSQERAYEAAASLSAAPGKGGQPIHEWIEVRPFYGEPPVVTE, from the coding sequence ATGGCGAAGTACCTCTTGCTCAAGCACTACAACCGCACCAGCGGCCCGGACTGGCTGCCCGGCACGAACGTCCCGATGGACCAGTGGGAGCCGGACGAGATCACCGCGCACGTCGACTTCATGCGGACCTGGGCCGACGAGATGGCCGAGCGCGGTGAGTTCGTCGACGGCCAGGCGCTCGAGCCCGCCGGCGCGTTCGTGCGGTACGACGGCGAGGGCAAGCCGCCCGTCACCGACGGCCCGTTCCCCGAGACCAAGGAACTGATCGCGGGCTGGATGATCATCGACGTGGACTCGCAGGAGCGGGCCTACGAAGCGGCCGCCAGCCTGTCTGCGGCCCCCGGCAAGGGTGGCCAGCCGATCCACGAATGGATCGAGGTGCGCCCGTTCTACGGCGAGCCGCCCGTGGTCACCGAGTGA
- a CDS encoding YbjN domain-containing protein → MEPSDVVRTHLADNDIEFEESTPGTFTFSLPGEKKLQTPVRLDVGSHALGVHAFVCRRPDEEFERVYRWLLERNLKMYGVGFALDHHGDIYLDARLPLSSVTPADLDKLLGSVLTYADESFNTILELGFESSIRKEWQWRIDRGESTANLDAFRGWLEPAETDSDA, encoded by the coding sequence ATCGAACCCTCGGACGTCGTACGCACCCATCTGGCGGACAACGACATCGAGTTCGAGGAGTCGACCCCGGGCACCTTCACGTTCTCGTTGCCCGGCGAGAAGAAGCTCCAGACCCCGGTCCGCCTCGACGTCGGTTCGCACGCGCTGGGGGTGCACGCGTTCGTGTGCCGCCGCCCCGATGAGGAGTTCGAGCGCGTCTACCGCTGGCTGCTCGAGCGCAACCTGAAGATGTACGGCGTCGGGTTCGCCCTCGACCACCACGGCGACATCTACCTCGACGCGCGGCTGCCGTTGTCGTCGGTGACGCCGGCCGACCTCGACAAGCTCCTCGGCTCGGTGTTGACCTACGCCGACGAGTCGTTCAACACGATCCTCGAGCTCGGCTTCGAGTCCTCCATCCGCAAGGAATGGCAGTGGCGGATCGACCGGGGTGAGTCGACGGCCAACCTGGATGCGTTCCGGGGCTGGCTCGAACCGGCCGAGACCGACTCAGACGCGTAG
- a CDS encoding response regulator transcription factor yields MTRVLVVEDEESYSDALAYLLRKEGFEVAIAADGNEALKEFDRNGADIVLLDLMLPGIPGTEVCRTIRQTSNVPVIMVSAKDDEVDKVVGLELGADDYVTKPYSPRELVARIRAVLRRGNEAELLPDTLEAGPVRMDVERHVVTVDGIEQRLPLKEFELLEMFLRNPGRVLTRGQLIDRVWGSDYVGDTKTLDVHVKRLRAKLEPEPSEPKYLVTVRGLGYKLEV; encoded by the coding sequence ATGACCCGAGTGCTTGTCGTCGAAGACGAAGAGAGCTACAGCGATGCCCTCGCCTACCTGCTCCGCAAGGAGGGGTTCGAGGTCGCGATCGCCGCGGACGGCAACGAGGCGCTGAAGGAGTTCGACCGCAACGGCGCCGACATCGTGCTGCTGGACCTGATGCTCCCCGGCATCCCCGGCACCGAGGTGTGCCGCACCATCCGCCAGACGTCGAACGTCCCGGTGATCATGGTCAGCGCGAAGGACGACGAGGTCGACAAGGTCGTCGGACTCGAGCTCGGCGCCGACGACTACGTCACCAAGCCGTACTCCCCGCGCGAACTGGTCGCCCGGATCCGCGCTGTGCTGCGCCGCGGCAACGAGGCCGAACTGCTCCCCGACACCCTCGAGGCCGGACCGGTCCGGATGGACGTCGAGCGCCACGTCGTCACCGTCGACGGCATCGAGCAGCGGCTCCCGCTCAAGGAGTTCGAGCTCCTCGAGATGTTCCTGCGCAACCCCGGTCGGGTGCTCACCCGCGGTCAGCTCATCGACCGCGTCTGGGGTTCGGACTACGTCGGCGACACGAAGACGCTCGACGTCCACGTGAAGCGCCTGCGGGCCAAGCTCGAGCCCGAGCCGAGCGAGCCGAAGTACCTCGTCACCGTGCGCGGGCTGGGCTACAAGCTCGAGGTCTGA
- the phoU gene encoding phosphate signaling complex protein PhoU: MRDAYIDQLDAIFEDLAGIARKVQVAVGQATTALMTGDSSIAEQVISDDAAIDRAREQVEENAFSLLSLQQPVARDLRTVVAALRMVAELERMGDLSVHVAKVARLRVPDVAVPEEARATMTRMAEVAEDMVARVCDVIAGRDVEAAIALGRDDEEMDQLRRTSFSELLSDDWSHGVEAAVDIALLGRYYERIADHAVSIANRVIFVVTGHNPVPAA; the protein is encoded by the coding sequence ATGCGTGACGCGTACATTGACCAGCTCGATGCGATCTTCGAGGACCTCGCCGGCATTGCCCGCAAGGTCCAGGTCGCTGTCGGCCAGGCCACCACGGCCCTGATGACCGGTGACTCCTCGATCGCGGAGCAGGTGATCAGCGACGACGCAGCCATCGACCGTGCCCGGGAGCAGGTCGAGGAGAACGCGTTCAGCCTGCTCTCCCTGCAGCAGCCGGTCGCCCGCGACCTGCGCACCGTCGTCGCAGCGCTGCGGATGGTCGCCGAGCTCGAGCGGATGGGCGACCTCTCCGTGCACGTCGCCAAGGTCGCACGCCTCCGGGTGCCGGACGTGGCGGTGCCCGAAGAGGCCCGCGCGACGATGACGCGGATGGCCGAGGTGGCCGAGGACATGGTCGCCCGCGTGTGCGACGTCATCGCCGGTCGTGACGTCGAGGCGGCCATCGCCCTGGGTCGCGACGACGAGGAGATGGACCAGTTGCGTCGTACCAGCTTCTCCGAACTGCTCTCCGACGACTGGTCGCACGGCGTCGAGGCGGCTGTCGACATCGCCCTGCTCGGCCGTTACTACGAGCGCATCGCCGACCACGCGGTCTCGATCGCCAACCGCGTCATCTTCGTCGTGACCGGGCACAACCCGGTGCCGGCCGCCTGA
- a CDS encoding ATP-binding protein gives MDPTAQAFLAAVLGALVSGGAMFAWYLSDRQQRQYVAPEEPQVPDGVAAVLSVLRSSAVVVDESDVVLKASAPAYAMGFVRGTSLLSEELGNLIRKVRRDGQIRETELIVPRAAGVPRHVTARVAPLGSRLVLALVEDRTRERQVDAVRRDFVANVSHELKTPIGAIRLLAEAVQDASDDPEAVYRFASRMLTESDRLSRLILQIIELSRLQGDEPIDSPTPVSIDEIVAAAVDGSNMNATAKDISIIAEGDEGLKVLGSEKQVSAAVANLVANAVAYSEPNSRVVVTRKRVGSSIEISVIDQGIGIPEAEVDRIFERFYRVDPARHRSTGGTGLGLSIVKHVAATHGGDVRVWSVEGQGSTFTLSLPQHPDHHEARPLIRLAPLASDPDSPGRRAESQEKSP, from the coding sequence GTGGATCCGACTGCGCAGGCGTTCCTTGCTGCGGTCCTCGGCGCCCTCGTGTCCGGCGGTGCCATGTTCGCCTGGTACCTCAGTGATCGTCAGCAACGACAGTACGTCGCTCCCGAGGAACCGCAGGTTCCGGACGGGGTCGCCGCCGTCCTCTCCGTGCTGCGCAGCAGCGCGGTCGTCGTCGACGAGTCCGACGTCGTCCTCAAGGCGTCCGCGCCGGCGTACGCCATGGGCTTCGTGCGCGGCACCAGCCTGCTGTCGGAGGAGCTCGGCAACCTGATCCGGAAGGTCCGTCGCGACGGGCAGATCCGCGAGACCGAACTGATCGTGCCCCGGGCGGCCGGCGTACCCCGCCACGTCACGGCCCGCGTCGCGCCCCTCGGCTCCCGGCTGGTCCTGGCCCTGGTCGAGGACCGGACGCGCGAGCGCCAGGTCGACGCCGTACGCCGCGACTTCGTCGCCAATGTCAGTCACGAACTGAAGACGCCGATCGGCGCGATCCGGCTCCTCGCAGAAGCCGTCCAGGATGCCTCCGACGATCCCGAAGCGGTCTATCGCTTCGCTTCGCGGATGCTGACCGAGAGCGACCGGTTGTCGCGGCTGATCCTGCAGATCATCGAACTGTCGCGGCTCCAGGGTGACGAGCCGATCGACTCCCCCACCCCCGTCTCCATCGACGAGATCGTCGCTGCGGCTGTCGATGGCAGCAACATGAATGCCACCGCCAAGGACATCTCGATCATCGCCGAGGGCGACGAGGGCCTGAAGGTGCTCGGCAGCGAGAAGCAGGTCAGTGCTGCCGTGGCCAACCTGGTCGCGAACGCCGTGGCCTACTCCGAGCCGAACTCACGCGTCGTCGTCACCCGCAAGCGGGTCGGCTCGTCGATCGAGATCTCGGTGATCGACCAGGGCATCGGCATCCCCGAAGCCGAGGTCGACCGGATCTTCGAACGGTTCTACCGGGTGGACCCCGCCCGCCACCGGTCGACCGGCGGCACCGGCCTCGGCCTGTCGATCGTCAAGCACGTTGCCGCCACCCACGGCGGAGACGTGCGGGTCTGGTCCGTCGAGGGCCAGGGCTCGACCTTCACGCTCTCCCTCCCCCAACACCCCGACCACCACGAGGCCAGGCCGCTCATCCGCCTGGCCCCACTCGCGTCCGACCCGGATTCACCGGGCCGGCGCGCCGAATCACAGGAGAAGTCCCCATGA
- the mshA gene encoding D-inositol-3-phosphate glycosyltransferase — protein MGESAPSDIGRVAMISLHTSPLDQPGTGDAGGMNVYVVEVARRLAERGIEVDIFTRATRSSLAPLVTMSPGVTVHHVHAGPFEGLTKEQLPGQLCVFARDVLRAEAAHPAGHFDVVHSHYWLSGQVGALARDRWGVPLVHSMHTMAKVKNEALAEGDTPEPLEREIGEEQVVESADVLIANTDLEAKQLINLYDAEPARVEVVHPGVDTDVFRPLSPAERSAARKARNLADDALVLLFAGRIQPLKAPDVLLRAVAELLYRRPDLRSRLVVPIVGGPSGSGLERPAALANLAAELRIDDVVRFVPPVPQHELAGWYSAATLVAVPSYNESFGLVAAEAQAAGSPVVAAAVGGLTTVVSDGHSGLLVDTHEAHDWAIALERVVSDADLRERLAAGAIMQSEKFSWDATAAQTLAVYERAHSFMRQEVGSPA, from the coding sequence ATGGGGGAGTCAGCACCGTCCGACATCGGACGCGTCGCGATGATCAGCCTGCACACCTCGCCCCTGGACCAGCCCGGGACCGGTGACGCGGGCGGCATGAACGTCTACGTCGTCGAGGTCGCTCGCCGGCTCGCCGAGCGCGGCATCGAGGTCGACATCTTCACGCGCGCGACCCGGTCCAGCCTGGCGCCGCTCGTCACGATGTCGCCGGGCGTGACGGTGCACCACGTGCACGCCGGCCCCTTCGAGGGCCTGACCAAGGAGCAACTCCCGGGCCAGCTCTGCGTCTTCGCGCGTGACGTGCTCCGGGCCGAGGCTGCCCACCCCGCCGGCCACTTCGACGTCGTGCACTCCCACTACTGGCTCTCCGGCCAGGTCGGCGCCCTCGCGCGCGACCGCTGGGGCGTGCCGCTCGTGCACTCGATGCACACCATGGCCAAGGTCAAGAACGAAGCGCTCGCCGAGGGCGACACCCCCGAGCCGCTCGAGCGCGAGATCGGCGAGGAGCAGGTGGTCGAGTCGGCCGACGTGCTGATCGCGAACACCGACCTCGAGGCCAAGCAGCTCATCAACCTGTACGACGCCGAGCCGGCCCGCGTCGAGGTGGTGCACCCGGGCGTCGACACCGACGTGTTCCGTCCGTTGTCGCCGGCAGAACGCTCTGCTGCCCGGAAGGCCCGCAACCTGGCCGACGACGCCCTCGTGCTGCTCTTCGCCGGTCGCATCCAGCCGCTGAAGGCGCCGGATGTGCTGCTGCGCGCGGTCGCCGAACTGCTGTACCGCCGCCCCGACCTGCGCTCGCGCCTGGTCGTGCCGATCGTCGGCGGTCCGTCCGGCAGCGGTCTGGAGCGCCCCGCAGCGCTGGCCAATCTCGCGGCCGAGCTCCGCATCGACGACGTCGTGCGCTTCGTCCCACCGGTCCCTCAGCATGAGCTCGCTGGCTGGTACTCCGCGGCCACGCTCGTCGCGGTGCCGTCCTACAACGAGTCGTTCGGCCTCGTCGCCGCCGAGGCCCAGGCCGCCGGTTCGCCGGTCGTCGCCGCGGCCGTCGGCGGGCTCACCACCGTCGTGAGTGACGGTCACAGCGGACTGCTGGTCGACACCCACGAGGCCCACGACTGGGCCATCGCGCTCGAGCGGGTCGTGTCCGATGCCGACCTCCGTGAGCGGCTCGCCGCGGGCGCCATCATGCAGTCCGAGAAGTTCTCGTGGGACGCCACGGCCGCCCAGACGTTGGCCGTCTACGAGCGCGCGCACTCCTTCATGCGGCAAGAAGTAGGCTCACCGGCGTGA